From one Formosa sediminum genomic stretch:
- a CDS encoding glycoside hydrolase family 2 TIM barrel-domain containing protein has protein sequence MVGLNKNILRTILIISYIMVIALIISGVSAVFSYLNTGADRSTMLHTEIQKETHYLPQIHWAPLKNEGRPMDSENLNALQNDYLNAWYVKHIAYKTNSKTGLKDYYTDSARKNLYDFIALNKAEAITIEATTLTHNPRLEFFSEDGQMAVITDRDVVEFKRIFKANTLILETTETATYNIVFLLEDGFWRIRHLVKTATQPYQNKAKTVRNDSLNIKGINYYPQAHPWDMFGDDFSKETIAKDFKIIKDAGLNSVRIFVQYEDFGKANVKPEKLEKLILTLDLAEAQQLKVMVTLFDFYGDYTVMDWTLTQHHAKQIVSALKHHKALVAWDIKNEPNLDFESRGKANVVAWLNHMIDLVKKTDSIHPVTIGWSNTKSATILKDKVDIVSFHYYEDLSHLDQAIITLKDKIHDKPLVLQEFGLSSYSGLWNPFGSTKTNQADYHKKIQEQIATHQLQFMSWTLYDFTAIPTAVVGKLPWRRETQKHFGFINENGTLKPSFTYISKP, from the coding sequence ATGGTAGGTCTTAATAAAAACATATTACGTACCATATTAATTATATCTTATATTATGGTTATTGCCTTAATCATTTCTGGTGTTAGCGCCGTTTTTAGTTACTTAAATACAGGTGCAGATAGAAGCACGATGTTACACACAGAAATTCAGAAAGAAACACATTACTTACCACAAATACATTGGGCGCCTTTAAAAAATGAAGGACGACCAATGGATAGCGAAAATTTAAACGCCTTACAAAACGATTATCTTAATGCCTGGTATGTAAAACACATTGCATATAAAACAAACTCAAAAACAGGTTTAAAAGATTATTATACAGATAGCGCTAGAAAAAATTTATATGATTTTATAGCCTTAAACAAAGCTGAAGCGATAACTATTGAAGCTACGACTTTAACCCACAATCCTAGGTTAGAGTTTTTTAGTGAAGACGGACAAATGGCAGTAATAACAGACCGCGATGTGGTAGAGTTTAAACGTATTTTTAAAGCCAATACATTAATTTTAGAAACCACAGAAACTGCCACCTATAACATAGTATTTTTACTTGAAGATGGGTTTTGGCGTATTAGACATTTAGTAAAAACAGCCACCCAACCCTATCAAAATAAAGCAAAAACAGTACGCAATGATAGTTTAAATATTAAAGGCATAAATTATTATCCTCAAGCACACCCTTGGGACATGTTTGGGGATGATTTTTCTAAAGAAACTATTGCTAAAGACTTTAAAATCATTAAAGATGCAGGATTAAATTCGGTACGTATTTTTGTACAATATGAAGATTTTGGAAAAGCCAATGTTAAGCCTGAAAAGCTTGAGAAACTAATACTGACTTTAGATCTAGCTGAGGCACAACAGTTAAAAGTAATGGTTACGTTATTTGATTTTTATGGCGATTACACTGTTATGGACTGGACATTAACCCAACATCATGCTAAACAAATTGTGTCTGCATTAAAACACCACAAAGCTTTAGTGGCTTGGGATATAAAAAATGAACCAAACTTAGACTTTGAATCGCGTGGTAAGGCCAATGTTGTTGCTTGGTTAAACCACATGATTGATTTAGTAAAAAAAACAGACAGCATACATCCTGTAACTATAGGTTGGTCTAACACCAAGAGCGCAACGATTTTAAAAGATAAAGTAGATATTGTATCTTTTCATTATTATGAAGATTTAAGCCACTTAGACCAAGCCATAATAACTTTAAAAGACAAAATTCACGATAAGCCCTTAGTTTTACAAGAATTTGGGTTGTCTTCATATTCTGGATTATGGAATCCCTTTGGCTCAACTAAAACAAATCAAGCTGATTATCACAAAAAAATCCAAGAACAAATAGCAACACATCAGTTACAATTTATGTCTTGGACATTATACGATTTTACTGCAATCCCTACTGCTGTTGTTGGTAAATTACCGTGGCGTAGAGAGACACAAAAACACTTTGGCTTTATTAATGAAAACGGGACATTAAAACCTTCGTTTACATATATTTCTAAGCCATAA